From a single Oreochromis niloticus isolate F11D_XX linkage group LG3, O_niloticus_UMD_NMBU, whole genome shotgun sequence genomic region:
- the LOC112846001 gene encoding uncharacterized protein K02A2.6-like: protein MDNVDLETVKKVYPKLCNGLGLVQKPYTIKLKPDAKPYSLKVPRRVPLPLLGKVKTELERMEQLGVISRVEEPTDWCCGMVVAPKKDRENVRICVDMTPLNESVCRERYILPSVDQTLGMLTGAQYFSKLDANMGFWQIPLSKESALLTTFITPFGRYHFNRLPFGISSAPEHFQNMMVTEVTAGLTGVVCHMDDILVWGSTKEEHDMRLHAVLDRAEKAGVTLNMSKCEFGKRAVKFLGFIVSSEGMSPDPDKTSAVQNMKEPSTVSELRSFLGMVNQLGKFIPNLSEKDKPLRDLLSTKNMWYWGHEQQNAFSSLKEELSSAPVLQLYDPNKPQKISADASSYGLGAVLLQKDSDVWSPVAYASRSLTPTEQRYAQLEKEALALTWACERFSDFILGLHFELETDHKPLVSLLGGQALDLLPPRIQRFRMRLMRYSYTIRHIPGKSLTTADTLSRLPLTHSVISRDNDLMEDTDIYVDAVLEGLPTSSKYLADLREQLQSDSVCSQVMKFCAEGWPDRNQLQGVVKHYWLERAVLSVHNGLLLRGTRLVIPANMRNAVLDKIHEGHQGVVKCRERARQAVWWPGLSNQISELVLKCRLCIQERVNVREPLMPTRLPERPWQNLGADLFTLKDKNYLLVVDYFSRYVEIAQLSPTRSANVIVHLKSIFARHGIPETLITDNGPQFACQEMKDFAKDYCFEHVTSSPRYPQSNGKAERGVQTIKNLLKKASDPYKALLAYRTTALANGYSPAQLLMGRRLRTTLPMLPETLEPCLPDFQQICRSEREKRLRQTECFNKRHRTRELDKLLPGQPVWITDAKAQGTVTSVHPTPRSYIISGPQGTIRRNRSHLVPIPQTETQTEAKQIQSTPIETVSEPSAPHTPGVVRTRSGREVIKPKRLDL, encoded by the coding sequence ATGGACAATGTTGACCTTGAGACAGTGAAGAAAGTGTACCCGAAACTATGTAATGGGCTCGGGCTTGTTCAAAAACCATACACGATTAAGCTGAAGCCCGACGCTAAACCTTATTCACTGAAAGTGCCTAGGCGTGTTCCACTGCCACTACTGGGCAAAGTCAAAACAGAGCTGGAGAGGATGGAACAGTTGGGAGTAATCAGTCGTGTGGAAGAGCCCACAGACTGGTGTTGCGGCATGGTCGTAGCCCCTAAAAAGGACAGAGAGAATGTCCGCATCTGTGTGGACATGACACCATTGAATGAGTCTGTGTGTCGTGAAAGATATATCCTCCCctctgtagaccaaacactagGCATGCTCACAGGTGCGCAGTATTTCTCCAAGCTTGATGCTAACATGGGCTTTTGGCAAATACCGCTGTCCAAAGAATCTGCTCTCCTCACCACATTTATTACGCCATTTGGTAGATACCATTTCAATCGTTTGCCATTTGGTATTTCCAGTGCACCAGAGCATTTCCAAAACATGATGGTGACGGAAGTGACAGCCGGCCTCACGGGAGTCGTGTGCCACATGGACGACATCCTGGTCTGGGGATCCACGAAAGAGGAGCACGACATGAGACTCCACGCTGTCCTCGACCGTGCAGAGAAGGCGGGCGTCACCCTGAACATGTCAAAATGTGAGTTTGGCAAAAGAGCAGTGAAATTCTTAGGATTCATTGTGTCATCCGAAGGCATGAGTCCTGACCCTGACAAAACTAGTGCGGTGCAGAATATGAAAGAGCCAAGCACCGTGAGTGAGCTTAGAAGCTTCTTAGGAATGGTGAATCAGTTGGGGAAATTCATCCCAAACCTCTCCGAAAAAGACAAACCACTGAGAGACTTGCTTTCAACTAAAAACATGTGGTACTGGGGGCACGAGCAACAAAATGCATTTAGCagtttaaaagaagaactgtCATCCGCTCCAGTACTGCAACTTTACGACCCAAACAAACCCCAAAAGATCTCAGCAGATGCCTCTTCATACGGGTTGGGGGCAGTTTTGCTACAGAAAGACAGTGACGTGTGGTCACCAGTCGCGTATGCCTCACGATCATTGACACCCACAGAGCAGCGCTATGCTCAGCTGGAAAAAGAAGCGCTGGCGCTCACCTGGGCCTGTGAAAGATTCAGTGACTTTATTCTGGGGCTGCACTTTGAGCTTGAGACCGACCATAAGCCACTCGTGAGCCTACTTGGAGGGCAGGCCTTGGATTTGCTTCCACCGCGGATACAGAGATTCCGCATGCGCCTAATGAGGTATTCTTACACTATAAGGCACATTCCAGGCAAAAGCCTCACCACAGCCGACACGCTGTCACGGTTACCGCTGACACACAGTGTGATTTCCAGAGACAATGATCTTATGGAGGACACTGATATTTACGTTGACGCAGTGCTGGAGGGCCTTCCTACTAGCAGCAAATACCTTGCAGATCTCCGTGAGCAGCTACAGTCTGACAGCGTCTGTTCCCAAGTCATGAAGTTCTGTGCAGAGGGCTGGCCTGACAGGAACCAGCTGCAGGGTGTAGTAAAACACTACTGGTTGGAAAGAGCAGTTTTGAGCGTTCACAATGGACTACTACTGCGAGGCACAAGGTTGGTCATACCTGCAAACATGCGAAATGCAGTTTTGGACAAAATACACGAGGGTCACCAAGGGGTAGTTAAGTGTCGAGAACGCGCCCGACAAGCAGTGTGGTGGCCAGGCTTAAGTAATCAGATCAGTGAACTTGTCCTTAAGTGCAGGCTTTGCATACAGGAGAGAGTTAATGTGAGGGAACCTCTTATGCCCACACGTTTACCTGAGAGGCCATGGCAGAATTTAGGAGCTGATTTGTTCACactaaaagacaaaaactatCTGTTGGTAGTAGATTATTTCTCGAGATATGTCGAGATTGCTCAACTCAGCCCGACTCGTTCAGCCAATGTGATTGTGCatttaaagtcaatatttgcaCGCCATGGAATACCTGAAACATTGATTACTGATAATGGCCCACAATTTGCATGTCAAGAGATGAAAGACTTTGCAAAGGACTACTGTTTTGAGCATGTCACCAGTAGTCCCAGGTACCCGCAGAGCAACGGCAAGGCGGAGAGAGGCGTCCAGACCATCAAAAATCTCCTCAAAAAAGCCAGCGATCCATACAAGGCATTGCTGGCATACAGAACAACAGCGCTGGCGAATGGCTACAGCCCGGCTCAACTTCTCATGGGGCGCAGGCTTCGTACTACTTTACCAATGCTTCCTGAAACCTTAGAGCCATGTCTGCCTGATTTTCAGCAGATTTGTCgttctgagagagagaaaaggctgagacAAACCGAATGTTTTAACAAAAGACATAGAACAAGAGAACTGGATAAATTGTTGCCAGGGCAACCAGTCTGGATCACGGATGCAAAAGCACAAGGCACAGTGACATCAGTCCACCCGACTCCACGATCGTACATCATCAGTGGACCCCAAGGGACGATCAGAAGGAACCGCAGTCATCTTGTGCCAATCCCACAAACAGAGACTCAAACCGAGGCAAAACAGATCCAGTCCACCCCTATAGAGACTGTTTCTGAGCCAAGCGCACCCCATACACCAGGTGTGGTTAGAACCCGGTCTGGTAGGGAAGTGATTAAACCAAAAAGACTTGATCTGTGA
- the LOC102075624 gene encoding roundabout homolog 2, whose amino-acid sequence MSAVTASIFLTLLFVGVFVFVSADQKTITVASGQDVILPCRVPNKNTNKFVQWSRADLEPEYFLVYRDGKFLPNNQHPSFKNRVDLQDRRMKDGDVSLILKHVSSADTGSYVCRAFMEETRSWKPISIINLNVPPDMKTVTAVPGQDVTLTCRAPNNNNIKYVHWSRADLEPEYLLVYRNGQFFPENQHPSFKNRVDLQDRRMKDGDVSLILKDVNTADSGTYECRIFMEETRSWQLSIINLNVPSDEQHFITAKSGQIVILPCLTPKKNIKFVHWSRADLEPEYLVLYKDGKFLPDNQHPSFKNRVDLQERQMKDGDVSLILNNVNTADKGTYQCRVFTEGARTWKTISIINLSVSPDQKVIATKSGQNVILPCQNPANKIKAVHWSRVDLEPEYLIFYRAEQFLPNNQNESSKHPVALHERQIKDGDVSLILNNVNTADNGTYVCRVFTEETRSWKSISIIDLNVPPDQRNITAESRRSVILPCRAPNNKKIKFIYWSRADLEPEYLLVYRNGQYLLDNQHPSFKNRLDLQDLQMKDGDVSLILKNVNTADDGTYQCRVFMEETHTWKLSIINLNTSLNVKNVTAESGQDVTLTCRAPNNSIDVLEWSRADLDTENVLLYRDEQFVPDNQHPSFKNRVDLQDRQMKDGDVSLILKDVTKNDAGTYECHVFMRGTIQKNSKPISSIYLRVVLPEVKSITAESGQDVTLPCRALNKNITFVYWSRADLGSKHVFLCQDERLFTDHQHPSFKDRVALKDRQMKDGDVLMMEHMSVVCSWKKYAHGSTASSTFMLIQTKKPLWLSLDRTSL is encoded by the exons ATGTCTGCTGTGACTGCATCGATATTCTTAACTTTGCTGTTTGTCGGAGTCTTcgtgtttgtctctgcag accagaaaaccATCACAGTTGCATCTGGACAGGACGTTATTCTGCCATGTCGAGTtccaaataaaaatacaaacaaatttgtacagtggagcagagctgatctgGAGCCGGAATATTTCCTTGTTTATCGGGATGGGAAGTTTCTGCCAAataaccagcatccatcttttaagaaccgggtggatctgcaggacagacggatgaaggatggagacgtgtctttgattctgaagcaTGTGAGCAGCGCTGATACTGGATCATATGTGTGTCGTGCTTTCATGGAAGAAACACGTTCGTGGAAACCAATCAGCATCATCAACCTGAatgttcctccag acatGAAAACCGTCACAGCTGTGcctggacaggacgtcactctgacatgtcgagctccaaataacaacaacatcaaaTATGTACAttggagcagagctgatctgGAGCCAGAATATCTTCTTGTTTACAGAAATGGGCAGTTTTTTCCAGAAAACCAGCATCCATcatttaagaaccgggtggatctgcaggacagacggatgaaggatggagacgtgtctttgattctgaaggatgtgaacACTGCTGATAGTGGAACATATGAGTGTCGTATTTTTATGGAAGAAACACGTTCATGGCAGCTCAGCATCATCAACCTGAATGTTCCTTCTG ATGAGCAGCACTTCATCACAGCTAAATCTGGACAGATCGTCATTCTGCCATGTCTAACtccaaagaaaaacatcaaatttgtacactggagcagagctgacctggagCCAGAATATCTTGTTTTGTACAAGGATGGGAAGTTTCTTCCAGataaccagcatccatcttttaagaaccgggtggatctgcaggagagacagatgaaggatggagacgtgtctttgattctgaacaaTGTGAACACTGCTGACAAGGGAACATACCAGTGTCGTGTTTTCACAGAAGGAGCACGGACATGGAAAACCATCAGCATCATTAACCTGAGTGtttctccag ACCAGAAAGTCATCGCAACTAAGTCTGGCCAGAATGTCATTCTGCCATGTCAAAACCCAGCCAACAAAATCAAAGCTGTACATTGGAGTAGAGTTGACCTGGAGCCAGAATATCTCATTTTTTACCGTGCTGAGCAGTTTCTTCCAAATAACCAGAATGAGTCTTCTAAGCATCCCGTGGCTCTTCATGAAAGGCAGATTAaagatggagacgtgtctttgattctgaacaaTGTGAACACTGCTGATAATGGAACATACGTGTGTCGTGTCTTCACGGAAGAAACACGCTCATGGAAATCCATCAGCATTATCGACCTGAatgttcctccag ATCAGAGAAACATTACAGCTGAGTCTAGAAGGAGTGTTATTCtgccatgtcgagctccaaacaacaaaaagatCAAATTCATAtattggagcagagctgacctggagCCGGAATATCTACTTGTTTACCGGAATGGGCAGTATCTTCTAGATAACCAACATCCTTCTTTTAAGAACCGGTTGGATCTGCAAGACttacagatgaaggatggagacgtgtctttgattctgaaaaaCGTGAATACTGCTGATGATGGAACCTACCAATGCCGTGTCTTCATGGAAGAAACACATACATGGAAGCTCAGCATCATCAACCTGAATACTTCTCTAA atgTGAAAAAcgtcacagctgagtctggacaggacgtcactctgacatgtcgagctccaaataACAGCATTGATGTTttagagtggagcagagctgacctggacACAGAAAATGTCCTTTTGTACCGTGATGAGCAGTTTGTTCCAgacaaccagcatccatcttttaagaaccgggtggatctgcaggacagacagatgaaggatggagacgtgtctttgattctgaaggatgtgacgaaAAATGATGCTGGAACATATGAGTGTCATGTCTTCATGAGAGGAACAATCCAAAAGAACAGTAAACCCATCAGCAGCATCTATCTCAGGGTTGTccttccag aggTGAAaagcatcacagctgagtctggacaggacgtcactctgccatgtcgagctctaaataaaaatatcacatttgtatattggagcagagctgacctggggtCAAAACATGTCTTTTTGTGCCAAGATGAGCGACTTTTTACAGAtcaccagcatccatcttttaaggaTCGGGTTGCTCTtaaagacagacagatgaaggatggagacgtgttgATGATGGAACATATGAGTGTCGTGTGCTCATGGAAGAAATACGCTCATGGAAGCACAGCATCATCAACCTTTATGTTgatccag ACCAAAAAACCACTGTGGTTaagtctggacaggacgtcactctga